A genomic window from Candidatus Woesearchaeota archaeon includes:
- a CDS encoding nucleotidyltransferase domain-containing protein, which translates to MDTYKLKITKLNFTRLEQAIFSLLCVRAGELLSQRDIAKVLRVSPTAVSKPLKKLKKYSLIKIKKTKTINFISLNREEQWVMQLKRAENLKNIYLSRVLPYLEEELPGGTIVLFGSYSRGDDTTTSDLDLAVIGRKDKLLHLEPYEKIFARQININFYDSWKDIGIHLKNNLLNGIVLTGSVDL; encoded by the coding sequence ATGGACACGTATAAACTAAAAATCACAAAACTGAATTTTACGAGGCTGGAGCAGGCGATTTTTTCCCTGCTCTGCGTGCGCGCCGGTGAACTGTTAAGCCAGCGGGACATAGCCAAAGTACTGCGAGTCTCCCCGACCGCTGTTTCAAAACCGCTCAAAAAATTAAAAAAGTACTCCCTCATCAAAATCAAAAAAACAAAAACCATCAATTTTATCTCGCTCAACCGGGAAGAACAATGGGTGATGCAGCTTAAGCGGGCTGAAAACCTGAAAAACATATACCTTTCAAGAGTCTTGCCGTATCTGGAAGAAGAGCTTCCTGGCGGGACGATCGTTCTTTTCGGGAGTTATTCACGGGGTGACGACACCACCACCTCTGACCTTGATCTTGCAGTGATTGGGAGAAAAGACAAACTGCTTCATCTTGAACCCTACGAAAAAATATTCGCACGGCAAATAAACATCAACTTTTATGATTCTTGGAAAGATATTGGTATTCACCTTAAAAATAATCTCTTGAA